From Treponema sp. OMZ 787:
TCTTTTTCCGTTATCTTGAGCCTCTTGGCCTCATCGATGGCCTCGGCTATTTTTTCTTCTATCATACTTACTCCTGCTTCTTTAAGCCTTTCAGGATTTTGGTATGCTACAAAGGATCCCTTTCCTTGAACTGAGTCTATAAAGCCGTCTCTTTCCAATTCATCGTAAGCTCTCTTGGTTGTGATGACCGAAATTTGTAAATCCTTCGCCAAGGTTCTTATAGAGGGTAGGGAGGCTCCTTCTTCTATTTCTCCGTTTAGGATTGCCTTTTTTATTGCCGAATATACTTGCTCGTATATAGGATCTTGAGATGAATTGGATATAATTATTTTTAAGATTTCCTTTACCTCCTTTAAAAAAAATAGCGGTACCTAATGTATATACAGTATATACTGTATATAAACACTTGTCAAGATCTAAAAAAGAAATTTTATAAAAATTTTTAATCGCAAAAGAACTTAAGCTGTTTCCCTCTTCTCTTTTTCCTTAAATTTTGATACATTATACATAATATGTTAGATTCTATAATTAAAATTCTTTTCGGCTCGAAGCATGAGCGGGATATTAAGGCCATGCTTCCGATTTTACACAAGATAAACGAAAAAGAGGCTTGGGCTCTCTCCCTCTCCGAGGAGGAGTTTAAGGCAAAAACGAATGAGTTTAGGGAACGCTATCAATCCGGCGAATCCTTAGATTCCTTTATTCCTGAAGCCTTTGCCCTTGCACGCGAAGCGGCTAGGCGTATCTTGGGGGAGCGTCCCTACGATGTTCAGATTTTAGGCTCCCTTGTTCTCCATTCAGGAAAGATTGTTGAAATGAAAACGGGTGAGGGTAAGACCCTTATGAGCGTTGCCGCCGCCTACCTAAACAGCTTGACCGGAAAGGGCGTTCACATTGTAACGGTAAACGATTACCTTGCAGAGCGCGATGCCGACTGGATGAGGCCTGTTTATTCTTATCTTGGAGTAAGTGTCGGAGTTATCCTTTCCAATATGGAAAACGATGCCCGCCGTATAGAATATAACTGCGATATAACCTATGGTACCAATAACGAGTTCGGTTTTGATTACCTACGCGACAATATGCAGATGAGGCTTAAGGATAAGACTCAAAGGGAGTTTTCTTTTGCAATCGTAGACGAAATCGACTCTATCTTGATAGACGAGGCTAGAACTCCCTTGATTATTTCCGGAGCTGCCGAAGACGACACTCAGCGGTTTTTTGAGGTTGACCGTCTTATCGGCCAATTAAAAGAGGTCGAAAAAAATCCTGAAACGGGAGAGTATCCTAATGAGCTTGAAGGCGAAGAAGTTATCGGGGACTATACGGTAGACGAAAAAAGTAAGAGGGTTTCCTTTACCGATTCCGGTATGCTCCATATTCAGGATATTCTCCAAAGACAGGGACTTATCAAAAGCGGAAACCTCTTTGATGAAGAAAACTTTGAGTACATTCACTATTTTACCCAGTCGGTGAGGGCCCATATTCTTTTCCACATAGATGTAGACTATGTTGTTCAGGACGGACAGGTACAGATAGTAGACGAGTTTACGGGCCGTGTTTTAGAGGGCCGCCGCTATTCGGACGGGCTCCATCAGGCTATCGAAGCTAAGGAGCATATTAAGATTGCTCAGAGGAATAGAACCCTTGCGACCATTACCTTCCAAAACTTTTTTAGGATGTATGACAAGCTTTCAGGCATGACCGGTACGGCCGATACTGAAGCCGTAGAGTTTACAAAGATTTATAACCTTGATGTTGTAGTTATTCCGACCAACCTTCCCGTTGCCCGAAAGGACGAACATGACGTAATCTATCTAAACGAGAACGACAAATTTGAAGCCCTTTGCACCGAAATAAGCGAGGCTTATAAGAGGGGACAGCCCGTCCTTGTAGGTACTGTTTCTATCGAAAAGTCAGAGCTTATTTCAAAACTCTTGACAAAGAGGGGTGTAAGGCACGAGGTCTTAAACGCCAAAAATCACGAGAGAGAAGCCCTCATCATTGCAGAAGCCGGAGCAAAGGGCTCTGTTACCATAGCCACCAACATGGCAGGACGAGGTACCGACATTAAGCTCGGCGGAAGTCCCGAAATGCGTGCCAAAAAACGCACGGGAACAAATCCCAATCCCGATTATTACGAAAAGGTTCTTGCAGAAGAATATGCAAAATGGCAGGCTGACTATAACGAGGTAAAATCTCTTGGAGGCCTTTATGTAATAGGTACTGAGCGTCATGAAAGCCGCCGAATCGATAACCAGCTTCGAGGCCGTTCAGGCCGTCAGGGAGACCCTGGCCGCTCAAAATTCTTTCTTTCTCTCGATGACGACCTCATGAGGCTTTTCGGAGGCGAAAATTTAAAGAATGTTATGTCCAAGGTCGGAATGCAGGCCGGAGACCCAATAGAGCATCCTTGGATAAATAAGAGTATCGAAAAGGCTCAGACAAAGGTGGAAAACCGTAACTTCGATATTCGAAAACATTTGCTGGAATATGACGACGTATTAAACGAACAGCGCTCCTTTATCTATGAGCAGCGCAATGCAATCCTTGCAGACGAAAACCTCATCGAGCGTATTTATGCCACATTAGAAGAATTTATAAGCGAAAAATTCGATGAGTATAGTTCAAGCTCAAAGACCGAAAAGGAAGAGAGAGCCCGTCTTATAAAGGACATCTTTAGGGAAAAGTTTGCCTATACCCTGACCGAAGAAGATTTTGCAAACATCGATAAAAAGAATCATGAAGAAGAGATAAACGAATTTGTCGAGCATTTTACAAAAGAACTAAAAGAAAAAGAAGCTCTTGCAGGTAAGGAAAACTTAAACATGTTTATCCGCTATCAATATTTGCAGGCTATCGATAAAAAATGGCTCGACCATCTTGAAAATTTGGAATCTTTACGCGAGGCGGTTTATCTTCGCTCCTACGGACAAAAAAATCCTTTGACAGAGTACAAGCTTGAAGGCTTCGATATTTTTTATTCCATGCTTGACGATATAAGAATCGAAATAGCCTCCCGTCTTGTCCGTGTTCAAATCAGCACGGAAGAAGAAGCCCATGCTTCACGGCAAATGCGTTCCATTCAAGGAAATGCCCAGCATAACTCGATGGGAAGTTTTTCAGGTGCAGGGCAGACAGCCCTTTCTTCCCGAAGCCGGCCTGAAAATGCTCAGGTTGTGCGTACTGTTCCCAAGGTAGGAAGAAACGATCCATGTCCTTGCGGCAGCGGAAAAAAATACAAGCACTGCTGCGGAAGAAACGGATAAGCTATAATGGGTAATTGGTAGTTAGGAATGAAGAAGAAAAAACTTGTGGTATTGGTTTCAGGGAATGGGTCTAATCTTCAAGCCGTAATTGACGGAATAAAAATGAGTTCCATTGATTATACGATTGAGGCTGTCGTTTCAAACAAAAAAGATGCATTTGCCCTGACCCGTGCCGAAAGAGAAGGAATTAAAACCCTTTATCTTCCCTTTAAAAAAGGATCATCCCGGAATGAATATGATGCCCTTCTTGCCGAAAAGGTTAGCGGATTTAAACCGGACTATGTATTGCTTTTGGGCTGGATGAGAATTTTAACGGATAGTTTTATAGCTTCATTTAAGGATAGGCTTATAAATCTTCATCCTGCCCTGCCGGGGACTTTTCCGGGAACGGAGGCTATAGAGAGGCAGTACGAGGCTTTTATGAAAGAAGAAATTTCGCGGTGCGGAATTATGACCCACTTTGTTCCCGATGAGG
This genomic window contains:
- a CDS encoding GntR family transcriptional regulator translates to MLKIIISNSSQDPIYEQVYSAIKKAILNGEIEEGASLPSIRTLAKDLQISVITTKRAYDELERDGFIDSVQGKGSFVAYQNPERLKEAGVSMIEEKIAEAIDEAKRLKITEKEFLQIVKLLFDGD
- the secA gene encoding preprotein translocase subunit SecA; translation: MLDSIIKILFGSKHERDIKAMLPILHKINEKEAWALSLSEEEFKAKTNEFRERYQSGESLDSFIPEAFALAREAARRILGERPYDVQILGSLVLHSGKIVEMKTGEGKTLMSVAAAYLNSLTGKGVHIVTVNDYLAERDADWMRPVYSYLGVSVGVILSNMENDARRIEYNCDITYGTNNEFGFDYLRDNMQMRLKDKTQREFSFAIVDEIDSILIDEARTPLIISGAAEDDTQRFFEVDRLIGQLKEVEKNPETGEYPNELEGEEVIGDYTVDEKSKRVSFTDSGMLHIQDILQRQGLIKSGNLFDEENFEYIHYFTQSVRAHILFHIDVDYVVQDGQVQIVDEFTGRVLEGRRYSDGLHQAIEAKEHIKIAQRNRTLATITFQNFFRMYDKLSGMTGTADTEAVEFTKIYNLDVVVIPTNLPVARKDEHDVIYLNENDKFEALCTEISEAYKRGQPVLVGTVSIEKSELISKLLTKRGVRHEVLNAKNHEREALIIAEAGAKGSVTIATNMAGRGTDIKLGGSPEMRAKKRTGTNPNPDYYEKVLAEEYAKWQADYNEVKSLGGLYVIGTERHESRRIDNQLRGRSGRQGDPGRSKFFLSLDDDLMRLFGGENLKNVMSKVGMQAGDPIEHPWINKSIEKAQTKVENRNFDIRKHLLEYDDVLNEQRSFIYEQRNAILADENLIERIYATLEEFISEKFDEYSSSSKTEKEERARLIKDIFREKFAYTLTEEDFANIDKKNHEEEINEFVEHFTKELKEKEALAGKENLNMFIRYQYLQAIDKKWLDHLENLESLREAVYLRSYGQKNPLTEYKLEGFDIFYSMLDDIRIEIASRLVRVQISTEEEAHASRQMRSIQGNAQHNSMGSFSGAGQTALSSRSRPENAQVVRTVPKVGRNDPCPCGSGKKYKHCCGRNG
- the purN gene encoding phosphoribosylglycinamide formyltransferase, whose translation is MKKKKLVVLVSGNGSNLQAVIDGIKMSSIDYTIEAVVSNKKDAFALTRAEREGIKTLYLPFKKGSSRNEYDALLAEKVSGFKPDYVLLLGWMRILTDSFIASFKDRLINLHPALPGTFPGTEAIERQYEAFMKEEISRCGIMTHFVPDEGVDSGPVIFAEEVPIFKNEGLEDFEKRVHEAEHALVIKTLKAL